One stretch of Caloenas nicobarica isolate bCalNic1 chromosome 4, bCalNic1.hap1, whole genome shotgun sequence DNA includes these proteins:
- the LYAR gene encoding cell growth-regulating nucleolar protein translates to MVVFTCNACGESVKKAQVEKHVNICRNCQCLSCMDCGKDFWGDDYKEHVKCVSEDQKYGGKDFEAKTNKGDAKQQEWIQKIHQVMKKPNISPKVRNILEQMRVFDNIPRKKVKFQNWMKNSLRITDSTLQDQVWDIFSEATRNISSEKEQDKPQQEEEGQSAATGKKTTAEENGITDDKIERKKNKRERKEERQKNKKEKKDLKLENQSEVKKSKKSKKGKESSENEFEINGNGHQSETEEETNAKKRKHKHIEEEPHTRTKRMKTENISEDMETENTNGNEENVGTDKGKFNWKGTIKAVLKQAPDNEISIKKLRKKVIAQYYAVAGEHHKSEEDILVIFNKKVNNNPKFKVLKDKVKLLK, encoded by the exons ATGGTAGTTTTCACATGCAACGCGTGTGGAGAGTCTGTGAAGAAAGCACAAGTTGAAAAACACGTGAACATCTGCAGGAACTGTCAGTGCCTTTCTTGCATGGATTGTGGCAAGGATTTCTG GGGTGACGATTATAAGGAACATGTGAAGTGCGTAAGTGAAGACCAGAAATACGGTGGAAAAGATTTTGAAGCCAAAACTAACAAAGGAGATGCTAAACAACAGGAGTGGATTCAG AAAATTCATCAAGTAATGAAGAAGCCAAACATAAGCCCTAAAGTGCGGAACATTCTGGAGCAAATGCGTGTCTTTGATAATattccaagaaaaaaagtaaagtttcAG AATTGGATGAAGAACAGTTTGAGAATTACCGACAGCACTTTGCAAGACCAGGTGTGGGATATTTTCTCTGAAGCAACCAGAAAT ATTTCaagtgaaaaagaacaagacaaaccacagcaggaggaggaggggcagtcTGCagcaactgggaaaaaaacaacggcagaagaaaatggaattacAGATGATAAAATcgagaggaaaaagaataagaGAGAACGAAAAGAAGAgagacaaaagaacaaaaaggagaaaaaagactTGAAATTAGAAAACCAGTCAGAAgtaaaaaagagtaaaaagtctaaaaaaggaaaggagagctCAGAGaatgaatttgaaataaatggaaatggcCATCAGAgtgaaacagaagaggaaacaaatgcaaagaaacGCAAACATAAACATATAGAAG AGGAACCTCATACCAGAACAAAgagaatgaaaactgaaaacatttcagaagacaTGGAGACAGAAAACACCAATGGCAACGAAGAAAATGTGGGAACAGATAAAG GTAAATTCAACTGGAAGGGAACCATCAAAGCTGTTCTGAAACAGGCTCCAGACAAtgaaatttcaattaaaaaactaagaaaaaag GTTATAGCTCAGTATTACGCAGTAGCTGGTGAACATCACAAATCAGAAGAGGATATTCTAGTCATATTTAACAAGAAAGTGAACAACAATCCtaaatttaaagttttaaagGACAAAGTTAAACTCCTGAAATAA
- the ZBTB49 gene encoding zinc finger and BTB domain-containing protein 49 — protein sequence MDTVASHSCHLLQQLHEQRIQGLLCDCMLVVKGVCFKAHKNVLAAFSQYFRTLFQNSSGQKNDVFHLDIKNVGGIGQILDFMYTSHLDLSQDNVQAMLDIAQCLQVQNVLNICHTFLKSSTAAGQTASMPCNSVFSLQNTLTADTGCASDGYGANLLHECSSDTQANKVLADHHSHASQSVNVHAPSGDVQKQPQDSLDGNCTELPFKQPNYYYKLRNFYSKQFYKQNACSNSERVAEQSYSYNTSTEINTVVESNSCTVNHSECVLETSDHLPSNFLVQSVNEAAADQDAESTLMQPTKQMRLKKAIHLKKLNFLRSQKPAEEPPEPKRDESRITGIIESVNESTTDVTKVRVTEEKEAEDRVNSENFEQTVEMERPQGPLEQEGQSQTLQSQRQYTCELCGKAFKHPSNLELHKRSHTGEKPFECNICGKHFSQAGNLQTHLRRHSGEKPYICEICGKRFAASGDVQRHIIIHSGEKPHLCDICGRGFSNFSNLKEHKKTHTADKVFTCDECGKSFNMQRKLVKHRIRHTGERPYSCSACGKCFAGSGDLRRHVRTHTGEKPYTCETCNKCFTRSAVLRRHKKMHCKATDESPNALDEFTQGIETSDLDKSQSSDSFGQEMSLTLLPVSVKFPIRPTANSTEFDRSVDSYCKLRSMIQHHDSANHQKLNVGSAKLSKAQTQQTPPPPPYAYAEVDVSSAEEPLQSDNIPTIRSSMVSLDSHCNDPLSSRTSAAYKNDEGPFFSSMTLWGLAMKTLQNESELEQ from the exons ATGGACACTGTTGCTAGCCATAGTTGTCATCTTCTCCAGCAGCTACATGAACAACGCATTCAGGGTCTTCTCTGTGACTGCATGCTGGTGGTAAAAGGTGTCTGCTTCAAAGCACACAAAAATGTACTAGCTGCTTTCAGTCAATATTTCAG GACCCTATTCCAGAATTCTTCAGGCCAGAAGAACGATGTTTTTCACTTGGACATTAAAAATGTAGGTGGGATAGGCCAGATCTTGGACTTCATGTACACCTCTCACTTGGATCTTAGCCAGGACAATGTACAGGCGATGCTGGATATTGCGCAGTGTCTCCAAGTGCAAAATGTGCTGAACATTTGCCACacctttttaaaatcttctaCAGCTGCAGGGCAAACAGCCAGCATGCCTTGTAATAGCGTATTTTCACTGCAGAATACTTTGACTGCAGATACTGGCTGTGCCAGTGATGGTTATGGAGCAAACCTGTTGCATGAATGCTCATCTGACACACAAGCTAATAAAGTCTTGGCTGACCACCATTCTCATGCATCGCAGTCTGTTAATGTTCATGCGCCCTCAGGTGACGTACAGAAACAACCACAAGATTCCTTGGATGGCAACTGCACAGAGCTTCCGTTTAAACAACCAAATTACTATTATAAACTACGCAACTTTTACAGTAAACAGTTCTATAAGCAAAATGCTTGCTCTAATAGTGAGAGAGTGGCAGAACAATCCTATTCATACAACACATctacagaaataaacacagtagTAGAGAGTAACTCGTGTACTGTCAATCACTCGGAGTGTGTTCTGGAAACCTCTGATCATTTACCATCAAACTTTCTGGTTCAGTCCGTTAATGAAGCTGCTGCAGACCAAGATGCAGAAAGCACGCTTATGCAGCCTACCAAACAAATGCGGCTGAAAAAGGCAATACACCTCAAGAAGTTAAATTTTCTAAGATCTCAGAAACCTGCAGAAGAGCCACCTGAGCCTAAAAGAGATGAGAGTAGAATAACAGGAATAATTGAATCTGTAAATGAAAGTACCACGGACGTGACAAAGGTTAGagttactgaagaaaaagaagctgaagatAGAGTGAATTCTGAGAATTTTGAACAAACTGTTGAAATGGAAAGACCTCAAGGTCCTTTGGAACAAGAAGGGCAATCACAGACTCTTCAGTCACAGAGGCAATATACTTGTGAATTATGTGGGAAGGCTTTCAAACATCCAAGCAATTTGGAGCTCCATAAAAGGTCTCATACAG GTGAGAAACCTTTTGAATGTAACATTTGTGGGAAACACTTCTCACAG gcaggtaATCTCCAGACACATTTACGTCGACATTCTGGTGAAAAGCCATACATTTGTGAAATCTGTGGGAAAAG ATTTGCTGCTTCTGGTGATGTTCAACGCCATATTATTATTCATTCTGGAGAAAAGCCTCATCTGTGTGATATCTGTGGCAGAG gATTCAGTAACTTCAGTAATTTAAAGGAGCACAAAAAGACCCATACCGCAGACAAAGTGTTCACCTGTGATGAATGTGGGAAGTCATTCAACATGCAACGAAAATTAGTAAAGCACAGAATTAGGCATACTGGAGAGAGACCATACAGCTGTTCTGCATGTG GGAAATGCTTTGCAGGCTCTGGTGACCTGCGTAGACATGTGAGGACTCACACAGGAGAAAAACCCTATACCTGTGAAACTTGTAACAAGTGCTTCACTCGCTCTGCTGTTCTACGACGGCACAAGAAAATGCATTGTAAAGCCACTGATGAAAGTCCAAACGCGCTGGACGAATTTACTCAAGGGATTGAAACTTCTGATCTTGACAAATCTCAGAGTTCTGACTCTTTTGGCCAAGAAATGTCTCTTACGTTGTTACCAGTGTCTGTTAAATTTCCCATTCGTCCAACTGCAAATTCAACAGAATTTGATCGTTCTGTGGATTCCTACTGTAAATTGCGATCAATGATTCAGCACCATGACTCAGCAAACCATCAGAAACTGAATGTGGGTTCTGCTAAACTCTCAAAAGCTCAGACACAACaaactccaccaccaccaccatatGCTTATGCAGAAGTAGATGTATCTTCTGCAGAAGAACCCTTACAGTCTGATAATATTCCCACGATTCGTTCTTCTATGGTTAGCTTGGACAGTCATTGTAATGATCCCCTGAGCAGTCGAACATCTGCTGCGTACAAGAATGATGAAGGACCGTTCTTCTCCAGCATGACCCTCTGGGGTTTAGCTATGAAGACCTTGCAGAATGAGAGCGAATTAGAACAATGA